cccgacgaagttctccctcggtatattccgaggagatttccgacaaactagtgatcctcggaatttcctcggaaatttgtttcctcagaattccgtcggaaaattccgagggatttccgaggaaagaagaaattccgaggaattattttcgaggacttgtttcgtcggtatgtcgtcggaataacgttattccgacgaaattccgatgattttttccctcagtatccttgctgttttcttgtagtgcgtcTAGGCGGCTAgacggtcatttaggcggtctaggtggagaaaatcggatatccgattttttaaaccgatttggcataaatcggggcGGAAGAGTGACGCGTAGCGCCCAGGCGGCTGCCTAGACGACTaggcggccgatttttagaacatgggATTAActaacttaatatttagatttaagaggtgaatattttgattatatggtttcagatttcaaaaaataataaaatattcaaaatttcaaaataatatggactatttttggttatttttctgtttgaaagttatttttgtgacaaaaactaaaaaaaaagttatttgagagaattgccgtAAAAAAACTCTAGGGGATTGTAGAATTTTGATTCAAATAAGAACTATTGAATAAACATGATAATCTGTGCAGGAAAAACTATAGCTCATTTTTTCTCAATTACTGTTACGAGAATAATCACAACAAAAGCCAAGCCACTTTCGACGACAGCTAGTGAGAACGTGCTAGAGAGAATAACACTAGCTGTGCTGAGTGTAGACAAAATATCAGCTAAATAATCCTTTCTTATTTAAACATTAATCTCTCACACTGCTTActtatttatctatatatatgtgGCTGTTGGCACCAATACAAGATCCTACCAAATGGCCCTCTTACCTCAAaaattcttcttctcctttgatTAATTTGCCACCACAGAGCGAGTGAATATAAATACCTCTGGTTTGGCCACGTGTGAAACCCTTTTTCTTCTCTTGCTACTCACTATACTACTACTCCTCCTACTCATATATAGTTGTTAATATATACTCAATGGCTACTAACGGCTTAGCTAGCCGGAAAAAAGATCCAGTATACCGAGGCATCCGGTGCCGGAGCGGGAAATGGGTGTGCGAGATCCGCGAGCCGAAGAAGACCACTCGAATCTGGCTCGGAACTTACCCCACGGCAGAGATGGCAGCTGCTGCCTACGACGTGGCTGCTATAGCTCTCAAAGGCCGAGAAGCCCTCTTGAACTTCCCAGGATCCGTCGGGTCATACCCGGTTCCCTTGTCAACATCCGCAGCGGATATTCGAAGCGCTGCGGCCGCGGCCGCCTCCATGAAAGGGtgtgaggaggaggaagaggaaaatgcaaaaaaaaagagtagtaGTTTCTCAAAGTCAAGATCAAGTGATTTCCACGTACATGATGACATGATGGCGTCTTCTTCGTCACGGTGTGTGACAGATTTTATGGACGAAGAAGAACTGTTGAATATGCCTAATTTTCTGGCTGATATGGCGGAAGGGATGATGGTTGCGCCACCGTCATGGATAGGTTCTCGTCCGTCGGATGACTCTCCGGAGAATTTCAATGATGAGGACTTGTGGGGCAACGGATAACTGATAGGTTATTTTGTGTTATATCCACGTACGTATTCGTAATCATCggtcttgttcttcttgttgtGTGTGCGTGTTAAATATGTCACACTTATGTGATATATAGTAtagatcataaaattttaaattatatgtatgaccaattttgtttttttaatatgtttaataAAAGGTGTTCTTGTCGGTCATATTGTACATGTTCTTAGTTACcgacattagttttttttttttttttttttttttttgatgtaaaaaaaaaaaaaaaaaaaaactaatgtagGTTCTGCAAGATTAGGTTTCAAGGTGCAAACTTCTCATATTAAAAGGTGTTATATATATTGTGGAATTAGGGTTTGGCTTGTTGCGGATTTTCCATCAGTTAGTTAGGGCTTAATTAGCCTTATGGTAGTGCTCTTTTTCTACAGCGTTTGTATTACACGATTACTATATATGTATCaagaataatttaattatatttatgttgatgttttctttttataatttgagGATATCAAAACACAAAggcttaactaatttttttgggGGCTGGTTTATTGTTGATAGGCAAATCAGGTTACTTTACGTAAGAGCTAAATACATGGGTGAAGAGTTGATGTTGAACCTTGGATGATTAGGGGTGCGCATGAAAACTTTAACTATtcctagatctcgatccgcgcaaccgttcgggtttttgttttcatttatttttatataaatattttgttttcaattctaaattggtatatattataatatatatatgtgtgtctatcaatttttaaaacataataagtttacggtatatttttttcattgaataaattgtttcaaactttcacatgtatttgtatcttcttctatatatatacttttggttttattattaaaatcgtaactatatatataaagattagtaaaatatttttttattgtcatattcaaagatattgtaacatttcacaaatttagaacgttttttaaaaattaaacttttcgcttcatagatttatattattgagtaaataattaaataatagtttattttaatttttaaaataaactatatagtttaaaatatgttttcattggtttaaggtagtaaagattaatcaatgttagataatataatttttgttatttaaaaaaaatctttataattttaaaagttaacatcgacaaatatttaaatatttaacatatggaggtatattATTagaacattaaattatatctatttaatttatactatctataaatccaatggatcatctattgtttaaatccaattattgatagttcactacaagaaaacagcggcatactgagggaaaaaatcgccggtatgtcgtcggaataacgctattccgacgacataccgacgaaaaaatcctcggaaataactcctcggaaattcatttttcctcggaaattcctcggaaatttccgaccgaattccgaggaaatgaatttcctcggaatattccgaggacttttttcgtcggaaattcctcggaatattccgaggaatatgtcgtcggaatattccgagggatacacttcctcggaatatttccaaaattcaaaaaaaaaattataaatttatttttttaaattgaaattcaaaaatatagaattaaaattgaaatagaaaacatatttaaaatacaaaaaataataaaatagtttttataaataaaaaaatgttttataaatacaaaattagttttaataaatataaatatttttataaatatgaaatcatctttttataaataccaaatagtttttataaatacaaaaaataataaaatagtgtttataaataaaaaaaatgttttataaatacaaaattagttttaataaatataaatatttttatagatatgaaatcatctttttataaatacaaaatagtatttataaatacaaaaaataataaaataatgtttataaatcaaaaaatgttttataaatacaaaattaattttaaaatatgaaatcatcttttataaatccaaaaaacgaatttatatacaaagaacgttttgtatatttaaaaatagtttttataaatacaaaaataaaaaaatagtgtttataaatcaaaaaaatgttttataaatacaaaattagttttaataaatataaatatttttataaatatgaaatcatcttttataaatccaaaaatcgaatttatatacaaaaacgttttgtaaaatcgaatttatataaacattttgtaaatacaaaaataataaacaatttataaaaaaaagttctaaatcaattcaacacaaccaaatcacaattctaaacctattacacaacaaatcacaatcctacccaatcaccctaacaaaaatctatcaaaaaacttctaaaatcatcaaatctacttaaaaacctaacaaataggacctaagagagtgggataaggtccttacatgatttgtaaaggaatggaaaggattcgccggagagatcgtcgcgagagaaggtggagaacgccggaaggagagagagatcgccggagaggaagaagagagaaatggggaagaagagagaaatggggaagaagatgcggttcaagtttataaaaccttgggtctgacggatattttccgtcggaattccctcagtattttcaatttcaattttcgcgaaatatttggcggcttgtttgcccggttaaatgaaaatattccgaggaaattccgacggccacttaaatatccgtcggaatttcctcggaatattttcattaattcgaggaaaaagaatatcctgtgcatgtatttctattaatttatattgttcctcggaatttcctcggaatattccgaggaaataccgaggaactagtgtttggggtttcaaaacatcaattttttttgccgtatttcatttcttatacaattgtaatgcataccattgaagattctttgtatagatgagcataaaccatgaaataacaaatttcaaaacgaattgtaagtattccctttaccgttcattaaagtgtataagtgtttctcttatgttgtggggatttcgttcatacaatcggaaaagtgtttattatagggtaatgaacaaatttttgacttcataatgaacgtaagacacttaataagggttatataggtgttattcaaaccgcaaaacgttgttttcggtttaaaaaccctatttcctcggaatttcctcggaatattccgaggaaattccgaggaaacccttttcttcctcagaattccgtcggaatattccgaggaaattctgaggaactagtgtttggggtttcaaaatctcgaatgtttttttataaacggatcgatcgatgtatttatgtccaaaaacgcatcgatcgatcactaagatggaccaaaacGTAataatgtgatcgatcgatgagattatcccatcgatcgatcaaggatatcaagtgttcctcggaatttcctcggaatattccgaggaaattctgaggaactagtgtttggggtttcaaaatctcgaatgtttttttataaacggatcgatcgatgtatttatgtccaaaaacgcatcgatcgatcactaagatggaccaaagcgtaacaatgtgatcgatcgatgagattatcccatcgatcgatcaaggatatcaagtgttcctcggaatttcctcggaatattccgaggaaattctgaggaactagtgtttggggtttcaaaatctcaaatgtttttttataaacggatcgatcgatgtatttatgtccaaaaacgcatcgatcgatcactaagatggaccaaagcgtaacaatgtgatcgatcgatgggtatatgtccaaaaacgcatcgatcgatcactagttcgtcggaatttcctcggaatattccgacggattgatgtttcctcggaattccgtcggtatattccgaggaaattccgaggaaacccaaattttgggtttcctcggaaaattctgaggatttcattttccgtcggaatgtccgtcagaataccgatgttttcttgtagtggttcaataaaaatttctgatagacccaaaatttaaatgataagattagagattaaatgtaacatgactttttagAAATATGTTTATTaggtccatttaaaaaaaaaaaaatcacacatgaataaaggttgtgacttctgttttaatatatatgatagCTTGCTAGAACTTAGGACTTCTACATACATAACTTGTTAATACTATTTTAGCGTGCACCACAACtgctttattaatttttttctggTTAGAAATTCACACGgatgaataaatttaaatgataatttcGAATCTAGAACGTTTATTACCTTTCCGAATCAGCGTACAACTCGACCACACCTATGTGGTTTACATGCTTCTTATTAAACCACAAAATTCCTTTTACATTTGTATTTCTCTGCAGGTGAAGCGTAAAAACGGGTGTTAACTAGGTCCCTTCCCAAATTGACACTCTTGTATATCACTTAGAGATCCTGACCTGCTGAGTAACatgatattttttggattttatcgTCTCTTCTTAAATCTAGATGAGATGCATAATCATTGTTTTCTACCTACACAACATCTTTATTTCACTGTTTTAGATACGTTTGGAAATACATCTAGCGATCTAAATTCCACTTAATTCGTCTTCTAGTGACATGTTTTTTCATATCATCATATGTAATATCAATTGACTGATTGGTGCTTGTTTCCACaatgatatatgtatatatgtattatatatattgtctaGTGTTactttttgaaaagtttttgtGTCCCGAGTTTCCTTTTCTGGATATGTTTTTGTTGTAAAGGTTGTGCCATATATGTATGGACATGATAATGTTTTCTTTCTTGGTCACTTTTGTCGTTTTCTTTCTTGGTCATTTTTGTCGTTTTCTTTCATGGTTTCCTCTTGTGAAAAGCTTTCACCAGCTTTTTCACCTCTTTAGGTTGTGATACTCTCTtgctaaataaattttttttttttgatatttgagctaaaattaatattttttcaaacaaaataatagcTATATCCGTAACAACATACTTCATTGGTTTAGAAATCCGTACTATTTTAACATATTtcatacaaaataagaaaattctttaaaacaTGTATCACACTTTATAACATTCAACTCATGTAATTATGTTCTATGTTATTAGAATTAAGATTAAAATGTGTATTTTTGGTCAAATTACGTTTAAAAGTTAGAAACAGtatattgtaaaatataaatacaacaaCACATAAATTGTAATACAGGGGATTTTCTAAATTCAATTGCAACTTGCAAGCATCTATACAATCTacatactaaattttaaatctgatAGTCAACACGAATTACTACTAACTGCACtaaaatgataattaataatttaacgCCAAAATGTTGGTccgaaatagtttttttaacttttaacacaGACGCAAAATTACCAATATACTATAATCTTGCCTGAAACGGACAAAGAGATATTAATTAGAGAGGTGACCATGTGGTTTTTCTTTAATCATATCCGTCACTAAGTTCTATATAGCTTTAGCTTTACACAACTTTTTAATATTGTATCTTAAAATCACATAattgttataagataaactttgaaatgatccttCGCTCTTTTACcgactcaagcactatgatcatctactcatcaagcactatgatcacccactcatttaccaaatcaagcaccatctttgatattttatgtattgttattcactataaataccatcactcatctcactcttttgtacaccattacatcttcttcttctttcttataataaactctctcctttatattagtgttatttgcttcctacgggtattaaattctactcttatttaaatttctcgatactataaattataagttatttcataacacgttatcagcacgatcactctgcgattcggtaaaatttatttgtatcatttataccctgttataatggtcggtataccgcatctactattatttatatcatgttataatggccggaataccgcctatattatttactagtaatttaatttatttattggttggccgagccgccttatatcctgtttattatttattggtcggccgagccgccttatatcctgtttattatttattggtcggctgagccgccttatattatgtttattattaattggtcggccgagccgccgtataatttatttattattctgcattgatcggctgagccgtcgcatgatttgttgtcatataacataaatatttcattgtcataatttttcacttttatgaaattttatagatttgattgaccgtttaatacgatattttcagactaatttttggtgcactcgatttaacccaacggtcacaaagaaattttttcaaaaatttcccctttctccaacggtcatgaacagtgattttcatctataaatacaactcattttcactccatttcatcatccaaaacatttcatcttctctcaaaaatttcaaatcgctctcctacgatttttcatttcaagaaagatgattcgcgcacttttgtttttatgtgccatttttatttgtgtttctatttatggtttattcgttagagaatttactccgagtgaatttaagatgaatatcggtttaattttatttacatcgcttctccttgtaattgcttgtatgattaatgtaaacggtttttaaattatgaagttctaataaaattattattttgtgttttagaaatacaaatggcaaacgtcgagaaactccagttcccggctctgaaaataaccggcgaaaattatgttagatgggtcacaaatgtgaaaccttatcttgtaataaaaaaataaccgAAGCGATaaaagtcggtaacaaatcgccacccgagcatatagccgaagcgataatcttcctgaagaagcatttagatgagaatctaactcacgactatggagacgttgaggacccagccgtactatggcaagccttgaaagacagattcgataatcaaaaggaaatcaatctccctcacgctcttgaagagtggaaaaccctgaggtttcaggatttccaaagggttagagattacaattccactatcttgaggatagttgcacaattaaaatattgtggtaaccctgtcaccgaagcagaaatgcttgacaagacatacaatactttccacaaagaacacaacgtcttatcccgaatttacagaaaatgtgggtacaccaaattttctgaattgatggtaacactcatgttggctgaaaagaacgatgagttactaatcaaaaaccataattcccgacctacgggagccaaggcatttcccgaagtgaatgctacggcggtagaatattcgggaaggagaaaccataccaaccgaggtcgtggtcggcgtttcaacaacaaacgtggaaagccttactatcctaaaagtattagatctaacaaatgggttagatctgaacaacctcataaaggcaaagaaaccgaagaggataccacaaagaaaagtgagactgtatgttacagatgtggatgtaaaggacattggtcccgtacctgtcgtactcccccacatttgtgcaagttatatcaagaatccataaaaggaaaggctaaagaggtgaacctcacggaaaacgttgaagggacctcataccttgaatcctctgatttcgcaaatgagctggactagaatactcttgaagagtacggaaatgtttctaataagactgctgaatagtcctcatttgtaatgtataataattatgtttttaaagaataatgttgttttaacaacaatatatgtataattattgtgtgttttctttatataatcaatgaataaatttcacgtttcacttttatttaatgtttatgataatttcagaaatggatcaaaatactaatggagcaaaatccaagaaacggattcgtgaaatatgcataccagatagtggaacaacgcacactattctgagacaaaagagatatttctctgatataaaaccgacaagaattgtcgtcaatacaatatcaggtcctgcagacgtgattgaaggaactggtaaagcaaactttactttgccgaatggaacaaaattttccataaataatgctttatattctccgagttctaaaaggaatttgttgagttttaaagacatatatcttcacggatatgatactcagtctgcaactgaggatggaaagaaatacatgtatgtaatttctgaaaaatgtggcagaaaacacatattggaaaagtttccagaacttccttcgggattacatcatacttatatcgatgagatcgaatcaaatcttgtagtaaaacggaacccagaagagttcacgttatggcatgatcgccttggccacccaggcactacaatgatgcgtaaaatcatagaaagttcacatggtcatccattgaaaatccaggagatttctcaagggaataaaatgacatgtgttgcatgttctctaggaaaattgatcgtaaggccatcgccaaccaaaatcgataaagaatcaccaaagttccttgaaagaattcaaggtgatatatgtggaccgatacatccaccatgtggaccattccactattttatggtattaattgacgcatccagtagatggtcacacgtttgtctattatcatctcgaaatgtggcatttgcgagatttctaactcagataatcaaactgcgagcacagtttcctgattatactattaaaagagttagactagacaacgctggtgaattcacatcccaagcattcaatgactattgtatggtaatgggaattgaagttgaacattcggttgctcatgttcatacgcaaaatggtttggctgaatctttaattaagcgtctgcaattgattgcaagaccattgatcatgagatcaaaacttccaacctctgtatggggacatgccattttgcatgcagaagcactcattcggatcagaccgagtgcataccataagtattccccactacagttagcgtttggtcgagaaccaaacatttcccactttagaatctttggttgtgcggtatatgtgcctgtagcaccaccacaacgaacaaagatgg
The window above is part of the Brassica napus cultivar Da-Ae chromosome C8, Da-Ae, whole genome shotgun sequence genome. Proteins encoded here:
- the LOC106360183 gene encoding ethylene-responsive transcription factor ERF027-like, which codes for MATNGLASRKKDPVYRGIRCRSGKWVCEIREPKKTTRIWLGTYPTAEMAAAAYDVAAIALKGREALLNFPGSVGSYPVPLSTSAADIRSAAAAAASMKGCEEEEEENAKKKSSSFSKSRSSDFHVHDDMMASSSSRCVTDFMDEEELLNMPNFLADMAEGMMVAPPSWIGSRPSDDSPENFNDEDLWGNG